From a single Brassica oleracea var. oleracea cultivar TO1000 chromosome C5, BOL, whole genome shotgun sequence genomic region:
- the LOC106343152 gene encoding uncharacterized protein LOC106343152: MQPFHFDYWMLSLVRWQPRKERNYPSEITFWVKVLGDPLEFWAAQTFESIGEALGEWREVDMDHGRIKVKLDGYKELRFEITVDFKGGEFHDGEEALISLRYEKLFGYCHICFSLCHKTELCPLNPKSLERKKENRDAISGKQDDRARSYKGVVINGNSGYQDKEKEHIDYVGKGKGKMYEEPESKWVKVPERDNTRTSNNRYSGTGDEGGSRNRHLNWETIRNHHPEERGRASRGMRGDRSPSRSVLKEASEEGEIIRKDLKRGHQEEIMTETFPALVGTLKVSVASENVEKAVALVNDTVGHGKSKAR, from the coding sequence ATGCAGCCTTTTCATTTTGACTACTGGATGCTCTCACTGGTCCGTTGGCAACCGAGGAAGGAGCGTAACTACCCTTCGGAGATTACATTTTGGGTTAAAGTCCTAGGTGATCCTCTCGAATTTTGGGCTGCTCAAACGTTCGAGAGCATTGGTGAGGCTCTCGGGGAGTGGCGGGAAGTGGATATGGATCATGGGAGGATCAAAGTGAAGCTTGATGGCTACAAGGAGTTACGGTTTGAGATCACTGTTGATTTCAAGGGTGGAGAGTTTCATGATGGGGAAGAGGCTTTGATTTCACTCAGGTATGAGAAGCTGTTTGGCTACTGCCACATCTGCTTTAGTCTTTGCCACAAGACGGAGTTGTGCCCGTTGAATCCAAAGAGTTTGGAAAGAAAGAAAGAGAACAGAGATGCGATCTCGGGTAAACAGGATGATAGAGCAAGGAGCTATAAGGGAGTGGTGATAAATGGCAACTCTGGTTATCAGGATAAGGAAAAGGAGCACATAGACTATGTCGGGAAGGGGAAGGGCAAGATGTATGAAGAGCCGGAATCAAAATGGGTTAAGGTACCTGAGAGAGATAATACAAGAACTTCTAACAATCGATATAGTGGCACAGGGGATGAAGGAGGCTCTCGCAACAGACATCTCAACTGGGAAACAATTAGAAATCATCATCCAGAGGAACGTGGCAGAGCATCTCGCGGTATGAGGGGAGACAGAAGCCCGTCACGGAGTGTTCTTAAGGAGGCAAGTGAGGAAGGGGAGATCATCAGGAAGGACTTGAAGAGAGGACATCAGGAGGAGATCATGACTGAAACATTTCCGGCTCTGGTAGGCACTCTAAAGGTATCTGTCGCTTCTGAGAATGTGGAGAAAGCTGTAGCGTTAGTTAATGATACAGTGGGACATGGGAAATCAAAAGCTAGATGA